In Acidovorax sp. 106, the following proteins share a genomic window:
- a CDS encoding ATP-binding protein, with protein sequence MTENAPSAAALPQATHAKALPTIDPARCTGCGWCVAVCAPHVLSLQVQAQAQGTGAAPKAWGPKRSHLDDAAGCTGCALCAVRCPFDAIAMVRTGRPLAPDL encoded by the coding sequence GTGACGGAGAACGCACCCAGCGCAGCTGCACTGCCGCAGGCCACCCACGCCAAAGCCCTGCCCACAATAGACCCCGCCCGCTGCACGGGCTGCGGCTGGTGCGTGGCGGTGTGCGCGCCGCATGTGCTGTCGCTGCAAGTGCAGGCACAGGCGCAGGGCACGGGGGCGGCGCCCAAAGCCTGGGGCCCCAAGCGCTCGCACCTGGACGATGCGGCGGGCTGCACGGGCTGTGCCTTGTGCGCCGTGCGCTGCCCGTTTGATGCGATTGCGATGGTTCGCACCGGGCGGCCGCTTGCGCCTGATCTTTGA
- the gyrB gene encoding DNA topoisomerase (ATP-hydrolyzing) subunit B, whose translation MTADNNLPEPESTGTGEPAPHKIDTNQAGASESYGEGAITILEGLEAVRKRPGMYIGDTSDGTGLHHLVFEVVDNSIDEALAGHCDDIVVTIHSDNSISVTDNGRGIPTGVKMDDKHEPKRSAAEIALTELHAGGKFNQNSYKVSGGLHGVGVSCVNALSKMLRLTVRREGKVHVLEFSKGFVQDRLLETVDGIEVSPMKVTGTTDKRGTEVHFLPDTEIFKENNDFHYEILAKRLRELSFLNNGVRIRLKDERSGKEDDFSGAGGVRGFVEFINKGKTVLHPTSFYAAGERPAETYGGIPGTHIGVEVAMQWNSAYSEQVLCFTNNIPQRDGGTHLTGLRAAMTRVINKYIEENEFAKKAKVEVTGDDMREGLCCVLSVKVPEPKFSSQTKDKLVSSEVRAPVEDIVGKLLTDYLQERPADAKIICGKIVEAARAREAARKAREMTRRKGVLDGMGLPGKLADCQEKDPAMCEIYIVEGDSAGGSAKQGRDRKFQAILPLRGKILNVEKARYEKLLTSNEILTLITALGTGIGKAGGTTGGDDFDVAKLRYHRIIIMTDADVDGAHIRTLLLTFFYRQMPELVERGHIYIAQPPLYKVKAGKEELYLKDAPALDGFLLRIALNHASVTTGGANPQTLTGDTLAELARKHQIAESVIARLGNFMDAEALRAIADGVSLKLDTVQDAEASAVALQAKLRELNTTGAPAEVAGEFDARTDKPLLRISRRHHGNIKSSVITQDFVHGADYAALAEAAETFRGLLGEGAKALRGEGDKQKEEKVGDFRQAMKWLISEAERTTARQRYKGLGEMNPEQLWETTMDPTVRRLLRVQIDDAIEADRVFTMLMGDEVEPRRDFIETNALRAGNIDV comes from the coding sequence ATGACCGCTGACAACAACCTGCCCGAGCCAGAATCCACCGGCACTGGTGAGCCCGCTCCACACAAGATCGACACCAACCAAGCTGGCGCCAGCGAAAGCTACGGCGAAGGCGCCATCACCATCCTGGAAGGCCTGGAGGCCGTGCGCAAGCGCCCCGGCATGTACATCGGCGACACGAGCGACGGCACCGGCCTGCACCACCTGGTGTTCGAGGTGGTGGACAACTCCATCGACGAAGCCCTGGCCGGCCACTGCGACGACATCGTTGTCACCATCCACAGCGACAACTCCATCAGCGTGACCGACAACGGCCGCGGCATTCCCACCGGCGTGAAGATGGACGACAAGCACGAGCCCAAGCGCAGTGCCGCTGAAATCGCCCTGACCGAACTGCACGCGGGCGGCAAGTTCAACCAGAACAGCTACAAGGTCTCCGGCGGCCTGCACGGCGTGGGCGTGAGCTGCGTGAACGCGCTCTCCAAAATGCTGCGCCTGACCGTGCGCCGCGAAGGCAAGGTCCATGTGCTGGAGTTCAGCAAGGGCTTTGTGCAAGACCGCCTGCTCGAGACCGTGGACGGCATCGAAGTCTCCCCCATGAAAGTCACCGGCACCACCGACAAGCGCGGTACCGAAGTGCACTTTCTGCCCGACACCGAGATCTTCAAAGAGAACAACGACTTCCACTACGAAATCCTGGCCAAGCGCCTGCGCGAACTCTCGTTCTTGAACAACGGCGTGCGCATCCGCTTGAAGGACGAGCGCAGCGGCAAGGAAGACGACTTCTCGGGCGCGGGCGGCGTGCGCGGCTTTGTCGAGTTCATCAACAAGGGCAAAACCGTTCTGCACCCCACCTCGTTCTACGCCGCAGGCGAGCGCCCGGCCGAGACGTACGGCGGCATCCCCGGCACGCACATTGGCGTGGAAGTGGCCATGCAATGGAACAGCGCCTACAGCGAGCAAGTGCTCTGCTTTACCAACAACATCCCCCAGCGTGACGGCGGCACCCACCTGACCGGCCTGCGCGCCGCGATGACCCGCGTCATCAACAAGTACATCGAAGAAAACGAGTTCGCCAAGAAGGCCAAGGTCGAAGTCACCGGCGACGACATGCGCGAAGGCCTGTGCTGCGTGCTGAGCGTGAAGGTGCCCGAGCCCAAGTTCAGCAGCCAGACCAAAGACAAGCTCGTGTCGAGCGAAGTGCGCGCCCCGGTGGAAGACATCGTGGGCAAGCTGCTCACCGACTACCTGCAAGAGCGCCCGGCCGACGCCAAGATCATCTGCGGCAAGATCGTGGAAGCTGCCCGCGCCCGCGAAGCCGCCCGCAAGGCCCGCGAAATGACGCGCCGCAAAGGCGTGCTCGACGGCATGGGCCTGCCCGGCAAACTGGCCGACTGCCAGGAAAAAGACCCGGCGATGTGCGAGATCTACATCGTCGAGGGCGACTCCGCCGGCGGCTCTGCCAAGCAGGGCCGCGACCGCAAGTTCCAGGCCATCCTGCCTCTGCGCGGCAAGATCCTGAACGTGGAAAAAGCCCGCTACGAAAAGCTGCTGACCAGCAACGAAATCCTCACGCTGATCACCGCCCTGGGTACCGGCATCGGCAAGGCCGGTGGCACCACCGGGGGTGATGACTTTGACGTGGCCAAGCTGCGCTACCACCGCATCATCATCATGACCGACGCCGACGTCGACGGCGCCCACATCCGCACCCTGCTGCTCACCTTCTTCTACCGCCAGATGCCCGAGCTGGTCGAGCGCGGCCATATCTACATCGCCCAGCCACCGCTGTACAAGGTCAAGGCCGGCAAGGAAGAGCTGTACCTGAAGGACGCGCCTGCCCTCGACGGCTTCTTGCTGCGCATTGCGCTGAACCACGCCAGCGTGACCACCGGCGGCGCCAACCCGCAAACCCTGACCGGCGACACCCTGGCCGAGCTGGCGCGCAAGCACCAGATCGCCGAAAGCGTCATCGCCCGCCTGGGCAACTTCATGGACGCCGAAGCCCTGCGCGCGATTGCCGACGGCGTGAGCCTGAAGCTCGACACCGTGCAGGATGCCGAAGCCAGCGCCGTGGCCCTGCAAGCCAAGCTGCGCGAGCTCAACACCACTGGCGCCCCCGCCGAAGTGGCTGGCGAATTCGACGCCCGCACCGACAAGCCCCTGCTGCGCATCAGCCGCCGCCACCACGGCAACATAAAGAGCAGCGTCATCACCCAAGACTTCGTGCACGGCGCCGACTACGCCGCCCTGGCCGAAGCCGCCGAAACCTTCCGTGGCCTGCTGGGCGAGGGTGCCAAGGCCCTGCGCGGTGAAGGCGACAAGCAGAAGGAAGAAAAAGTGGGCGACTTTCGCCAGGCCATGAAGTGGCTCATCTCAGAGGCCGAACGCACCACCGCCCGCCAGCGCTACAAGGGCCTGGGCGAAATGAACCCCGAGCAGCTGTGGGAAACGACGATGGACCCCACCGTGCGCCGCCTGCTGCGCGTGCAGATCGACGACGCGATCGAGGCCGACCGCGTGTTCACGATGCTGATGGGCGACGAGGTGGAGCCGCGCCGAGACTTTATTGAAACCAACGCCTTGCGCGCTGGGAATATCGACGTTTGA
- the rpmH gene encoding 50S ribosomal protein L34, which translates to MKRTYQPSKTRRARTHGFLVRMKTRGGRAVINARRAKGRKRLAV; encoded by the coding sequence ATGAAACGTACTTACCAACCTTCCAAGACCCGCCGCGCCCGCACCCACGGCTTCCTCGTTCGCATGAAGACCCGCGGTGGCCGTGCTGTGATCAACGCACGCCGCGCCAAGGGCCGCAAGCGCCTGGCCGTCTAA
- the dnaA gene encoding chromosomal replication initiator protein DnaA yields the protein MTEEPQRNPNTPTGSDARQGLWQACVEQLAQDLPEQQFNTWIKPLVAQVADDFTKVTLLVANRFKLDWIRAQYAGRIAALLEGLYGQPVTLELAIAQRESVIRTYVRPASQQQEPQHSQSSGQTQNHGSAQGSPSGQGQGSSTGSDESSAGVFRNRLNAALTFETLVEGTANRMARSAAMHVAGMPGHLYNPLFIYGGVGLGKTHLVHAVGNRLLQDKPDAKILYIHAEQFVSDVVKAYQRRTFDEFKERYHSLDLLLIDDVQFFANKDRTQEEFFNAFEALLAKKSHIVMTSDTYPKGLANIHERLVSRFDSGLTVAIEPPELEMRVAILINKARAEATEMPEEVAFFVAKNVRSNVRELEGALRKILAYSRFNQKEISIQLAREALRDLLSIQNRQISVENIQKTVADYYKIKVADMYSKKRPASIARPRQIAMYLAKELTQKSLPEIGELFGGRDHTTVLHAVRKISGERQQLTELNQQLHVLEQTLKG from the coding sequence ATGACCGAGGAACCCCAACGCAACCCCAATACCCCCACCGGCTCGGACGCCAGACAAGGCCTGTGGCAGGCCTGTGTGGAACAACTGGCCCAGGACCTCCCAGAACAGCAGTTCAACACCTGGATCAAGCCCCTGGTGGCCCAGGTGGCAGACGACTTCACCAAGGTCACCCTGCTGGTGGCCAATCGCTTCAAGCTGGACTGGATTCGCGCCCAATACGCAGGCCGCATTGCGGCTTTGCTCGAAGGACTGTACGGCCAGCCCGTCACACTGGAGCTGGCCATTGCCCAGCGCGAATCGGTCATCCGTACCTATGTGCGCCCAGCGTCGCAGCAGCAGGAACCGCAGCACTCGCAGTCTTCCGGCCAGACGCAAAACCACGGGTCTGCCCAAGGCAGTCCCTCTGGGCAAGGGCAGGGCAGCAGCACCGGCAGCGACGAATCCTCAGCGGGCGTGTTTCGCAACCGCCTGAACGCAGCCCTCACGTTTGAAACCCTGGTGGAAGGCACGGCCAACCGCATGGCGCGCTCGGCGGCCATGCACGTGGCGGGCATGCCCGGGCACCTGTACAACCCGCTGTTCATCTACGGCGGCGTGGGCCTGGGCAAAACCCACTTGGTGCACGCCGTGGGCAACCGCCTGCTGCAAGACAAGCCCGACGCCAAGATTCTCTACATCCACGCCGAGCAGTTCGTGTCGGACGTGGTCAAGGCCTACCAGCGCCGCACCTTTGACGAGTTCAAAGAGCGCTACCACTCGCTTGATCTGCTGCTGATCGACGACGTGCAGTTCTTTGCCAACAAGGACCGCACCCAGGAAGAGTTCTTCAACGCCTTCGAAGCCCTGCTGGCCAAGAAGAGCCACATCGTGATGACTTCGGACACGTATCCGAAGGGCCTTGCCAATATCCACGAGCGGCTGGTGTCGCGCTTTGACTCGGGCCTGACAGTCGCCATTGAGCCGCCCGAGCTGGAAATGCGCGTGGCCATCCTGATCAACAAGGCCCGCGCTGAAGCCACCGAAATGCCCGAGGAAGTCGCCTTCTTCGTGGCCAAGAACGTGCGCTCCAACGTGCGCGAACTCGAAGGCGCGCTGCGCAAAATCCTGGCGTATTCGCGCTTCAACCAGAAGGAAATTTCGATCCAGCTGGCGCGCGAAGCCCTCCGAGATCTGCTGTCAATTCAGAACCGGCAAATTTCTGTGGAAAACATTCAAAAAACGGTGGCCGATTACTACAAGATCAAGGTCGCCGACATGTACAGCAAGAAGCGCCCGGCCAGCATTGCACGCCCGCGCCAGATTGCGATGTACCTGGCCAAAGAGCTGACGCAAAAAAGCCTTCCAGAAATTGGAGAATTGTTTGGCGGGCGCGACCACACCACCGTTTTGCACGCCGTGCGCAAGATTTCTGGCGAGCGCCAGCAGCTCACTGAGCTGAACCAGCAGCTGCATGTGCTGGAACAAACGCTCAAGGGCTGA
- a CDS encoding ribonuclease P protein component encodes MQRLKTRPQFQAAMAGGTVSRTAHFALHRLVLTAGSSPAASTSLSGPGLSLSEQGPQALFVVPDVWLGAMVPKRWARRAVTRNTIKRQIYAVGATFEAQMPQAAHVVRLRTAFDRKQFVSATSDQLKQAVRAELLQLFGQATKRPASAGAKAGPAVVAPEAAP; translated from the coding sequence ATGCAACGGCTAAAAACCCGTCCGCAGTTCCAGGCCGCCATGGCGGGGGGCACTGTCTCTCGCACAGCGCATTTTGCGTTGCACCGCTTGGTACTCACGGCAGGCAGTTCGCCAGCAGCGTCCACGTCACTTTCAGGGCCCGGTCTCTCGCTTTCTGAGCAAGGGCCGCAGGCCCTGTTTGTCGTGCCTGATGTGTGGCTGGGGGCCATGGTGCCCAAGCGTTGGGCCCGCCGTGCCGTCACGCGCAACACCATCAAGCGCCAGATATACGCCGTGGGCGCTACGTTTGAGGCGCAAATGCCGCAGGCTGCCCATGTGGTGCGCTTGCGCACGGCGTTTGATCGAAAGCAGTTTGTGAGCGCTACCTCGGATCAGCTCAAGCAGGCCGTGCGCGCCGAACTGCTGCAACTGTTTGGGCAGGCCACCAAGCGCCCAGCCAGCGCAGGTGCCAAGGCCGGGCCTGCGGTTGTGGCCCCAGAGGCTGCGCCATGA
- the dnaN gene encoding DNA polymerase III subunit beta has protein sequence MIVLKATQDKVLAVLQSVAGIVERRHTLPILANVLIRKTGNALQLTTSDLEIQIRTTAELGGDTGDFTTTVGARKLIDILKTMPGDQTVSLESSQSKLILKGGKSRFTLQSLPAEDFPLVQESAAFGPVFAVPQKTLKDLLGQVSFAMAVQDIRYYLNGILFVAEGKTLSLVATDGHRLAFASATLDVEVPKQEVILPRKTVIELQRLLSDAGGENQPHIEMQFANNQAKFTFGGMEFVTKLVEGKFPDYNRVIPKNHHNSVTLGRAPLLASLQRTAIMTSDKFKGVRLNIEPGTLRVASNNAEQEEAVDELDIDYGGDTIEIGFNVTYLIDALANMGQDMVKIDLADGNSSALMTIPDNDSFKYVVMPMRI, from the coding sequence ATGATCGTCCTGAAGGCAACACAAGACAAGGTTCTCGCGGTACTCCAGTCCGTGGCTGGCATCGTCGAGCGCCGCCACACGCTGCCCATTCTGGCCAACGTGCTGATCCGCAAGACGGGCAATGCGCTGCAACTGACCACCAGCGACCTCGAAATCCAGATCCGCACCACCGCCGAGCTGGGCGGTGACACTGGTGACTTCACCACCACCGTGGGCGCGCGCAAGCTCATCGACATCTTGAAGACCATGCCCGGCGACCAGACCGTGAGCCTGGAGTCGAGCCAGTCCAAGCTGATCCTCAAGGGCGGCAAGAGCCGCTTTACGCTGCAAAGCCTGCCCGCCGAAGACTTCCCGCTGGTGCAAGAATCCGCCGCCTTCGGCCCCGTGTTCGCTGTTCCGCAAAAGACGCTCAAGGACCTGCTGGGCCAGGTGTCGTTTGCCATGGCGGTGCAAGACATCCGCTACTACCTCAACGGCATCTTGTTTGTGGCCGAGGGCAAAACCCTGAGCCTGGTGGCCACCGACGGCCACCGCCTGGCCTTTGCCAGCGCTACGCTGGACGTGGAAGTGCCCAAGCAGGAAGTCATCCTGCCGCGCAAGACCGTGATTGAGCTGCAGCGCCTGCTGTCTGATGCCGGTGGCGAGAACCAGCCCCACATCGAGATGCAGTTCGCCAACAACCAGGCCAAGTTCACCTTTGGCGGCATGGAGTTCGTGACCAAGCTGGTGGAAGGCAAGTTCCCTGACTACAACCGCGTCATCCCCAAGAACCACCACAACAGCGTGACCCTGGGCCGCGCCCCGCTGCTGGCCAGCCTGCAGCGCACGGCCATCATGACCAGCGACAAGTTCAAAGGCGTGCGCCTGAACATCGAGCCCGGCACGCTGCGCGTGGCATCGAACAACGCCGAGCAGGAAGAGGCGGTGGACGAGCTCGATATCGACTACGGCGGCGACACCATTGAGATCGGCTTCAACGTCACCTACCTGATCGACGCCCTGGCCAACATGGGCCAAGACATGGTCAAGATCGATCTGGCCGACGGCAACAGCTCTGCGCTGATGACCATCCCAGACAACGACTCCTTCAAATACGTCGTCATGCCGATGCGCATATGA
- a CDS encoding DUF3883 domain-containing protein: MDWSQAEVEAVVADYLKMLSLELAGQAYSKAAHRRALLEKLNGRSAGSLEFKHCNISAVLIHLGCPYLRGYQPRANYQRLLREVVERQVDRFSALDSLALAAAHQPAISHEIVDFSKVETEAPQKRHHASESSPCYGNLPIKRDYLAIESRNRSLGQAGEEFVFRYEQWRLAHIGKLDLAERVEHVSQTKGDGLGYDILSFDTNGRERFIEVKTTAFGKDTPFFVSKNELHFSRDAGPDFTLCRLFEFRQTPKLFSLKGALDQHCDLDPITYRASFS, encoded by the coding sequence GTGGACTGGTCTCAGGCCGAGGTAGAGGCCGTTGTTGCCGACTACCTCAAGATGCTCAGTCTTGAACTGGCTGGTCAGGCCTACAGCAAGGCTGCGCACCGTCGCGCCTTGCTTGAAAAGCTCAATGGCCGCTCTGCCGGTTCGCTTGAATTCAAGCACTGCAATATCAGTGCGGTGCTCATCCATCTGGGCTGCCCGTACCTGCGCGGATATCAACCACGAGCCAATTACCAACGTCTGCTGCGTGAAGTAGTGGAGCGGCAAGTTGACCGGTTCTCCGCACTAGATTCACTGGCACTTGCGGCGGCGCACCAGCCTGCGATATCCCATGAAATTGTGGATTTCTCAAAGGTTGAAACTGAGGCACCGCAAAAGCGCCACCATGCCAGCGAATCAAGCCCGTGCTACGGCAACCTACCCATCAAGCGTGACTACCTAGCGATCGAGTCCCGCAATCGCTCGCTAGGTCAGGCTGGCGAAGAGTTCGTTTTCCGTTACGAGCAATGGCGACTGGCTCATATCGGCAAGCTCGATCTGGCTGAACGGGTGGAGCATGTTTCGCAAACAAAGGGGGATGGCCTTGGCTACGACATCCTTTCTTTCGATACGAATGGGCGCGAGCGATTCATCGAAGTGAAAACTACGGCGTTTGGCAAAGACACACCGTTTTTCGTATCCAAGAACGAATTGCATTTCTCCAGAGACGCAGGTCCTGACTTCACGCTGTGTCGGCTGTTTGAGTTTCGGCAGACTCCAAAGTTGTTCTCTCTGAAAGGCGCACTGGATCAGCACTGTGACCTAGATCCCATCACTTATCGCGCCAGCTTTTCTTAG
- the yidD gene encoding membrane protein insertion efficiency factor YidD: protein MMRALLIGVVKGYRLILSPWLGSACRFEPTCSAYSLQALEQHGAAVGSYLTVRRLVRCHPWCDGGHDPVPQELPRSLRLFSRLNPSNTQPSSPKKSS, encoded by the coding sequence ATGATGCGAGCCCTGCTGATCGGTGTGGTCAAAGGCTATCGGTTGATACTCAGCCCCTGGCTGGGATCGGCCTGCCGTTTTGAGCCCACCTGCTCCGCGTATTCTCTTCAGGCCCTGGAACAGCATGGCGCTGCCGTGGGGAGTTATCTCACAGTGCGCAGGCTGGTACGCTGCCACCCCTGGTGTGACGGGGGGCATGATCCGGTGCCGCAGGAATTGCCGCGCAGCTTGCGGTTGTTCTCGCGACTGAACCCTTCCAACACCCAACCATCCTCACCAAAGAAGTCTTCATGA
- the yidC gene encoding membrane protein insertase YidC, with product MNDIRRTILWVIFGFSMVLLWDKWQVHNGNKATFFPSPAAVGAAAPAAGASAPKAGVASVPGSTAPAVASIGASAVPGTPAPATSVAREKIEVTTDVYRLTFDGEGGSLVHAELLKHADMADKTKNFVLFDESTQRVYAAQTGLIGGSYPTHKTVMTVVPGPRALKDGENELSIRFESPEQGGVKLIKTWTLKRGAYDIAVKHEVVNAGSTAVSPQLYLQLVRDGNKPPGESSFYSTFTGPAVYTEAKKYQKIEFKEIENGKADIPKESTNGYVAMVQHYFASAWLVADGVQRDLFTRKVSDNLYSVGMIASLGSLEPGTSKSVDARLFAGPQVETMLKELAPGLELVKDYGMLAILSKPLYWLLDQLHTLLNNWGWSIVALVLLLKIAFYWLNAKAYASMAKMKAINPKIMELRERLKDKPQQMQQEMMRIYREEKVNPMGGCFPIMIQIPVFIALYWVLLSSVEMRNAPWIGWIRDLSAPDPFFILPLLMTVSSLLQTALNPAPPDPMQAKMMWFMPLIFSVMFFFFPAGLVLYWLTNNILSIAQQWIINTRMGVPPQFNLPKFK from the coding sequence ATGAACGACATTCGCCGCACCATCCTGTGGGTGATTTTTGGCTTTTCCATGGTTTTGCTGTGGGACAAGTGGCAAGTGCACAACGGCAACAAGGCCACATTTTTCCCGTCGCCAGCGGCCGTGGGCGCTGCGGCCCCAGCGGCTGGCGCATCGGCACCCAAAGCCGGGGTTGCCAGCGTGCCTGGCTCTACCGCGCCAGCCGTTGCCTCCATCGGGGCTTCTGCTGTGCCCGGAACGCCTGCTCCGGCAACCTCCGTGGCGCGCGAGAAAATCGAAGTCACCACCGACGTCTATCGACTGACGTTTGACGGCGAAGGCGGCTCGCTCGTGCACGCCGAGTTGCTCAAGCACGCGGACATGGCCGACAAGACCAAAAACTTTGTGCTGTTCGATGAGAGCACGCAACGGGTCTATGCCGCACAAACCGGCCTGATTGGCGGCAGCTACCCCACGCACAAGACCGTGATGACGGTTGTGCCCGGCCCGCGTGCGCTCAAGGATGGCGAGAATGAATTGAGCATCCGCTTCGAGTCGCCAGAGCAAGGCGGCGTCAAGCTGATCAAGACCTGGACGCTCAAGCGCGGCGCCTACGACATTGCCGTCAAGCACGAAGTCGTGAACGCAGGCAGCACCGCCGTGTCGCCTCAGCTGTACCTGCAGTTGGTGCGTGACGGTAACAAGCCGCCAGGAGAGTCCTCGTTCTACTCGACCTTCACAGGCCCTGCGGTGTACACCGAGGCCAAGAAGTACCAGAAGATCGAGTTCAAGGAAATTGAGAACGGCAAGGCCGACATCCCCAAGGAGTCCACCAATGGCTATGTGGCCATGGTGCAGCACTACTTTGCCAGCGCCTGGCTGGTGGCCGACGGCGTTCAGCGCGATCTGTTCACCCGCAAGGTGAGTGACAACCTGTACTCGGTAGGCATGATCGCCTCGCTGGGCAGTCTGGAGCCAGGCACCAGCAAGTCGGTGGATGCGCGCCTGTTTGCTGGCCCTCAGGTCGAAACCATGCTCAAGGAGTTGGCACCCGGTCTGGAGCTGGTCAAGGACTACGGCATGCTGGCCATCCTGTCCAAGCCCCTGTACTGGCTGCTGGACCAGCTGCATACGCTGTTGAACAACTGGGGCTGGTCCATCGTGGCACTGGTGCTGCTGCTCAAGATTGCGTTCTATTGGCTCAATGCCAAGGCCTACGCCAGCATGGCCAAGATGAAGGCTATCAACCCCAAGATCATGGAGTTGCGCGAGCGCCTGAAGGACAAGCCGCAGCAGATGCAGCAAGAGATGATGCGCATCTACCGCGAAGAGAAGGTCAACCCCATGGGGGGCTGCTTCCCGATCATGATCCAGATTCCGGTGTTCATCGCCTTGTACTGGGTGCTGCTGTCCAGCGTGGAAATGCGCAACGCGCCCTGGATCGGCTGGATCCGCGACCTGTCGGCGCCAGACCCGTTCTTCATCCTGCCTTTGCTGATGACGGTCAGTTCCTTGCTGCAAACCGCACTGAACCCCGCACCACCAGACCCGATGCAAGCCAAGATGATGTGGTTCATGCCGCTGATCTTCAGCGTGATGTTCTTCTTCTTCCCCGCCGGTCTGGTGCTGTACTGGCTGACGAACAACATCCTGTCGATTGCACAGCAGTGGATCATCAACACCCGCATGGGCGTTCCACCACAGTTCAATCTGCCGAAGTTCAAGTGA
- a CDS encoding YkgJ family cysteine cluster protein: MRSSISIVDVDRLDTWSRYRAGLCETCAANCCTMPLEVQLSDLVRLGLVDAFEAEHEEPRHIAKRLQKARLIDHFNHKNVVFTMARRGSGDCNFLDPRTRLCTVYDQRPETCRLHPQKKSPKPGYCAYGARRA, translated from the coding sequence ATGCGCTCCTCCATCTCCATCGTTGACGTTGACCGCCTAGACACCTGGTCCCGCTACCGTGCGGGCCTGTGCGAGACCTGTGCGGCCAACTGCTGCACCATGCCGCTGGAAGTGCAACTATCGGACCTGGTGCGGCTGGGGCTGGTGGATGCGTTTGAGGCCGAGCACGAGGAGCCCCGGCACATTGCCAAGCGGTTGCAGAAGGCGCGGCTGATTGACCACTTCAACCACAAGAACGTGGTGTTCACCATGGCGCGGCGGGGCAGTGGGGACTGCAACTTTCTCGACCCCAGAACCCGCCTGTGCACCGTGTACGACCAGCGGCCCGAGACCTGCCGGCTGCACCCACAGAAGAAGAGCCCCAAGCCGGGGTACTGCGCCTATGGCGCGCGGCGAGCCTAG